CTGCAGGAGAGCCGGTGGAAGGAGGCGCTGCTGGAGGCGTGCGCGTTCCAGGGCTGCAACCTGACGCGGGCGAACTTCAACGCCATCCGGCTGCGGGACGTGCGCTTCGAGGGCTCGAAGCTGATGGGCATCGACTGGACGGGCGTGGCGGCGAACCCGGAGGTGAACTTCGAGGAGTGCGGCATGCCGTACAGCTCGTTCGTGGGGCTGAGCCTGCGCCAGACGTCCTTCGTGCGCTGCGTGGCGCGGGAGGCGAACTTCTTCGACATGGACCTGACGGACGCGGACTTCACCGGCGCGGACCTCACCGGCAGCAACTTCCGGGGATGCACGCTGACCCGGACGGACTTCTCCGGGGCCACGGGCCTGGTGCTGGACCCCGCGCGCAACAAGCTGAAGGAGACGCGCATCCCGCAGGACACGGCGATGTCCGTGGTCCATGAACTGGGCATGCGCGTGGAGGGCTACCACGCGAAGGGTGCGGGACGCGGCGGGGCGAAGAAGACGGGAGCGAAGCGGTGAGGGACGGCACCCCGTTCGACCCGGTCGCCGTCGCGCGCGTCGCGGTGATGGTGAGGACGGGGCTCGTCGGGCTCCAGCGGATCATCGCCTGGGCGGATGCGTGGGTGATGAAGCTGGACGCCCCACCGCTCTGGTTGCTGGAGCTGTGCACGGTGCCAGATGCCGACAGGGCACTCTGGTTGCTCTACGACATGCCGGAGTTTCCGCGGCTGGCCACCGTCGAGGAGCGGGACGTGAATGACGCGGACCACCTGGCGAGCCTGTTCCTTCGCCACCGTGACGGGTCCATCTCCTGGGGAGACTTCCTCCTGTGGGCAGGTCAGTACCTGGATGGCCGGAGTGGCCACCGCCAGTGCGAGGAGTTCTTCATGCAGCTGAACTTGCTGGAGCGCATGGGGTTTCCAGAAGCCCTGGTGCAGGCCCAGCGTGAGGACATCGAGCGCAGCCTCCCGGACGCGCTGGAGCGGATGGAGTCCGTCCATCGGCGGTTCGAGGCGGAGGCGCGCGGGCACTGAAGCCCCAGGGCTGCGAGCACGAACCAGACGGCCCCAGGGCATGGACCATGAAGCGCCAGAGTCGCGCAATCCACCCGTCCAGGCGGCCTCCGGTCTCATGAGGCGATTCCATCCGGGAGTCGGACAGGGACTCCGAGGCCGCGGCCTGCTCGTCCGCCCCGGTGCCATGCCCCACGGGCTCGTTGAGAATGGGCCCAGGGACGGTTGGAGGCGGCAGCACCCCGATCTTCTCCGCGGCTGGCACGCGCTGGCCAAGGTCTCTCTCGGCCACGTCAGGCCGTGCCTTTGGCGCACCGCACGGAGCAGAGGCTGACGCGGGAGCGCCAGGCGGCGCTTCCTGAGGGCCCGCTGCTTCGGAGGAGACGGGCTCCTGGCGGACCGGAGCGAAGGCCTCCAGCACGCGGTCGTCGCACACCTTCAGCAGCGCCGGCAGTTCGTGCTGAAGCGTCCGCGCGTCGCGCTCATACAGAGCCTCCAGCGCACACCAGGCCCACTCACGCAGCAACGCTCCGCCCATGAGGGGTTGCAGTTGGACCGCTCCGCCCAGGAAGGCCCGGTGCAGGGATTGGACAAGAAGCATGTACCCGGGCCGCTCAGCCACCCGAGCCGCCACCCGCAGCAACTCGAACTCCATCTGCGCGCACCAGGCCCCCGACCCCCATCGCGCCGCGTCCTGCAACTTGAAGCAGGCATCCTTCACCTGTCCCAAAGCCATTGGGGAAGCCTTCGCGCAGCAGTCGACCAGGAGCTCCACCAGCACCTGCCGCTTGAGGCTGAGATATCCATCCAGGTGCCACCGGGCGTCCGGTGAGCGCGCGTCATGCAGCGCCACGCCCAGGTTCTCCAGCGTCAGCGATTCATCCAGCGCCACCACGCGCGTCTTGCGCCCGGGGCGCTGCACCACCAGCCCCCGTGCCGCCAACCGCCGCAGCGCCTCGCGGATGGTGCCCCGGCATACGCCATAGCGACGTGCCATCTCCGCTTCGGAAGCGAATCTCCCGCTCGGGTGACACCGCCCCAGCGCGATATCGCTCTCAATCCGCGCTTCCACATACGCCACCAGCCCGCCCCGGTTCATCCCCCGTCCCCCTCTTCGCCTCAGCATCGCCATCCAACCATGGGGGTCTGACATGGTCGCTTGCTGGAAGAGGGCTCCCTCCGGCGCCGGGCAACGCAAACCGGTCCGACAGTCGGACACGTTCACGGGTTCAGGCATCGTGCGGCGAAAACCTGTCCGACTGTCGGACAGGTTTTGAGCCAGCGCGTCCGGCGGGCCGCCTCCGCCGGTGACGCCGCCTTGCCGTCCGCGAAATCGCCTTGGACTGGCGTGGCTCTCCGTTGGGCTCCGCGAGACGCGTATCTCGCGAAGTCCTTTCGGGTCCCGGACCTCCTCAGCGAACCTCTGGCCAACGGCTCAGGAAGTCCGTCCCGCCAGGCGACGGCAGGCGGAGGACTTCACAGCGAGGTAAACGCGCAGCCCTTGTGCGAGGTGGAGCTCTCGCACGGCGGCATGCGTGAGGCGGACCACCCAGTGCACCCCCGTGACATCAACGTGGGTCGCGCACTCCCCTGCCCCCGCGTCTTCCAGCTTCGTCACCGTGCCTTCGAGCACGTTGCGCGCGGAGACGCCGGTCAGTGGTCCGGTGGACAGGAGGATGTCCTCGGCGGGCACGGCGTAGGCGGCGCGGGTGCCATGCGGCAGTTCTGGCGCGTCCGGCACCCAGAGGGACAGGCCGTCCGTGACTCGCAGCCGCGTGCCTCCGGACCCGGGATGCTCCAGGGTGCCTTCGAGGATGTTCTCCTCGGGTTCACCGGTGAGCAGGCCTCGCGCCACGGTGCCCAACACCGTGTCCGCGGGGCCCACGGCCTTCACCGCGCCGCCGTCCAGGAGCAGCGCCTCACGGGCCAGGGCCCGTGCCTCGCCGAGCTGGTGGGTCACGTAGAGCAGGGGCACCCGGGCTTCGTCGCGCACGCGCAGGAGGTACGGCAGCACGCGTTCCTTCAATGCGATGTCCAGCGCGGCCAGGGGTTCGTCCAGCAGCAGCAGTGCCGGGTCGGTGGCGAGCGCCCGTGCCAGGGCGACCCGCTGCTTCTCGCCTCCGGACAGCGTCACCGGGTAGCGGTGCAGCAGCGGCTCCAATTCCAGCAGGTGCACGGCTTCGTCCACGCGCGACGGTCGTCCGGCGCGCACGCCGAAGCGGATGTTCTGTCCGGCGGTGAGGTGCGGGAAGAGCAATGCGTCCTGCGGCACGTAGCCCATGCGGCGCGCTTCGGGCGGCACATCGACCCGAGCGGCCGTGTCGAGGAGCACGCGGTCATCGACCACGACGCGCCCCGTGGCGCCGCGCCGCAGGCCCGCGAGCACCTCCAGCAGCGACGTCTTCCCGGAGCCCGAGCGCCCCAGCACCGCCACTGACGCGGACGAGAAGCGCGCTTCGACCTCCAGCGTGAAGCGCGCCAGGGGCAGCCTGAGTGACAGCTCCATCACGGACGCACGCCTCCTGTTCGCGTGGCGCCTCGTAGGTCCTCCGCGGCCCCGGGCTCCTTCGAATCAGGCCCTGCCCTCCCGGGCGCTCGCGATGCCGGCCCGTGGATTACTCGCGCGGGGCTCCGCGTAGGCCTCGTCGAAGCAGGCCCTGCCCTGCCGGGCACACGGGACGGTGTCAGTCCGTGGCTCACGCGAGCCCCCGGGCTCCGCGCCGCCGCGTCACCACTTCGGTCACGTACATGGCCCCGAACGCGAGCACCACCGAGACGCCCGCGAGCTTCAGCGCCTCCGCGTCCTGTCCCACCTGCGTGCGCTGGAAGATGGCCAGCGACAGCGTCTGAGTGCTGCCCGGGATGTTGCCCGCCACCAACACCGTCGCGCCGAACTCACCCAGCGCCCTTGAGAACGCGAGCAGCGCTCCCGTGAGCACCCCGCGCCACGCCAGCGGCAGCGTCACCCGGAAGAAGGCGCGCGTGCGCGTGTCCCCCAGCGTTCGAGCCACTGCCACCAATCGTGGATCCACCTCCTCGAAACCCGCGCGCGCGGAGCGCACCAGCAGCGGGAACGCCATCACCGCGCTGGCCAGCACCACCGCCTTCGGCGTGAACACCACCTCCACGCCCAGCGCATCCAGCATCCGCCCCAACACCGAGTCCCGCGCAAGCAACTCCAAGAGCACCAGGCCCACCGCCGTCGGAGGCAGCACCAGCGGCAGCGCCAGCAGCGTCTCCACCACGCCGCGCCCCGGGCCCTTCCAGCGCGCGAGCGCATACGCCGCCGCCACGCCCGGCACCAGGATGAGCGCCGTGGACAATGCCGCCACCGCCACCGTGAACAGCACCAATCCTGTCAGCCCTTCGTCCATCACGGCGCGGGCGTCCCCTTCCCTGCATCCAGCGCGGTGCCTGTCGCTCCCGCGTCCGGCGCGGCCTTCGCCGTGCTCGCGTCCAGGAAGCCCAGCCGGCGGAACTCCTTCCGCGCGTCTTCCGTCTGGAGGAAGCGCACGAACGCGAGCCCACCTTCCGGCGCCTTGCCCTGCGTCAACGCCGCCGCCGGATACACGATGCGCGGCGCGTCCCCTTCCGGCACCGTGAACACCACCCGGACCTTCTTCGATTGCGCCGCGTCCGTCGCGTACACCACGCCCGCGTCCGCCCTCCCCGCCTCCACCGCCGCCAGCGCGGCCCGCACATCCACCGCCGGCACCACGCGCGACGCCACGTCCGCCCATACGCCCGCCTTCGTCAGCCACGCCTTCGCGTACACGCCCGCCGGCACCGCCGCCGGCTCCGCCAGCACCACCCGCTTGAGCCCCTTCAGGTCCGCCGGCCCGGCGACCTTCACCGCCGACTTCACCGGCACCACCACCACCAGCCGGTTGGACAGCAGGTCCACCCGCGAGCCCGCCTGCACGAGCCCTGCCCGGTCGACCGCGTCCAGCTTCGCCTCGTCCGCGGAGAGGAACGCATCCGCGGGCGCCCCCGCCACCACCTGACGTGCCAGGTCGCTGGACGCCCCGAAGGCGAACCGCACCCGGTGCCCCGACGCCTGCTGGAACGCGGGCGCCAACGCCTCGAGCGCGTCCGTCGTGCTCGCCGCCGCGAACACCAGCACCTCCTCCGCCCGCGCCGACGACACCGTCACCCACACCAGCAGCAATCCCCACCACGCACACCGCATCGTCCGCTCCTCCCGCCCCCAACCCTCCGGAAGCCGTCTTCGAGCCTACAAGTTGACCTGCCCGCACCCCGCCGCTAATGAATATTCTGTGTCACGGAATATCCATAAAGAGGATGAAGCGCTCTCGAAGGACATCGACCGGATGCAGGAGTTGATGTTCTCGCTGGGTCGTCGCCGTTCACTCCGTGACCCCATCGCCAGCACCTGCGAGCAGCTCCAGTTCACGCCGCCCCAGGTGCATGCCCTGCTGTGGCTGGGCCTGGACGGCTCGCTCACCATGGGCGAGCTGGCCCGGCGACTGGGCGTCACCGAAAAGACCGTCACGGGCGTCGTGGACCGCCTGGAGCGCGAAGGCCACATCGTCCGCGAACGCGGAGAGACCGACCGTCGCGTCGTGCGCTGCCGGCTCACCGACAAGGGCAAGCAGACCTTCGCCAAGCTCGACCGCTCCATGCACCGCGCGATGGGCGTGGTGATGGGCATGCTCGACCCCGAAGACCGCCAGGCCCTCTTCCGCGTCCTGGAGAAGGTGCTCAGCAAGCTGGACGCGCCCGCTCCGGACACCGCGCCCGGAACCTGAGGCACCTTCAGCGCCCGTCCGGCGCCCGCGCCCACAAGAGGCGCGGGTGCAGCAGCAGCGCGAACGCCTCCCGCACCGTCCAGTACGCGCGGTCCCTCGCGCGCATCCGCCCGTCGATGGGGGCGGGGCTCGTGGCCACCTCCAGCCCCTCGCGCCGGAAGCACTGCCTGGCGCGCAGCAGGTGGTACGGGTCGGAGACCACCACGACCCGGCGCGCTCCCCGCTCGCGCAGCACGCGCGCGCTGAACCGCGCGTTGGCTTCGGTGGAGTGGCTGTCCTCCTCCAGCACGCACGCGGACGCGGGCACGCCCGCCGCCACCGCCAGCTCGCGCATCACCCGCGCCTCGGACGGCGAATGGGCGCCCACGCCTCCGGACAACAGCAGCCACGGCGCCACGCCCCGGCGGTACAGCGCCACCGCCTGCTCCATGCGCGCCACCAGCGCGCCGGACGGCACACCGCCCGGCAGCACCCGCGCGCCCAGCACCACCAGCGCATCCGCGTCCGTCACGCGCTCGTGCCGGCCAAAGCGGTCCACCCACCAGGCCAGCCCGAACACGCCGCCCGTGAGCACGCCCGCGCACAAAAGCATCGCCCGGCGCGCACGTCCGGGTCTGGGAAGAAGGGCAAGGGGCCGCACCGCCGGGAACCTAGTCCTGCACCGGACATCCCGTGGCCCTGCAAACACCTTCAGCAAGGCATTGTGTCCGCGATAACAGGTTTCACTCAGTCCGGCGGACGGACAACCCGGTGAATTGTCGCGATGCGTATCGCCCCGGAGTGGGTCTCAAGACACAATGCGCAAATGACCCGGCCGGGGTCCGAGGCGAACCCGGGGCGGCCGGTGGGAGGCATACGGATGGATGTCAAAGGCGTCGCATTCCTGGCACGGCAGACCATGGCGGTGCAGGCCTTCGGCGAACCGGCATGGAAGGCCTTCCTCGCGGAGCAGGCGAAGCGGGACCCCATCTTCGGGCAGCTGATCATGCCCGTCTCACGCATCCCGGCGGACGCCTTCCTGCGCTTCAACGAAGCCATGACCCAGCGCTTCTACGGCGGCGACACCAAGGCCTACTGGCAATACGGCGTCAAATCCGCCGAGTACGCGCTGAGCCAGGGCCAGCTCAAGACGATGTTCGGCAAGGACGACTTCCGCCGCTTCGCCCTGTTCACCCCCGGCATCTGGAAGGGCTACTTCACCGAGGGCGAGCTGACCGCGCAGCTGCAAGGCGACACCGTGGAGCTGCGCATCACCGGCGTGCCCCGGCCGCACATCTACTTCGAGCTCGCGGTGATGGGCTTCGCCGCCGGAGGCCTCGCGTACCTGAGCGGCCGCAAGGAGATCCACCACGAGGTGGTGAAGGGCTTCAGCAGGGGGGACATGGAGGTCCTCTACCGCTTCACCCTGCCCACCCCCGCGTGAGCCTTCAGGGCGCCGAGGCGGCCGTGGCCGTGCCCGCGGGCGCGGCCCCAGCCGGAGCCACGACGACCGGAGCTTCGGCGGGCTGAAGCTTCAGGTCCGCCACCACCGGGTAGTGGTCGGACACGCCCACGCGCAGCACGCGCGTGGACACCGGCGTGAACGCGCCGCACGCCATCACGTAGTCGATGCGCAGGGACTTCAGGAACAGCGGCATCGGGTAGGTGCCCGTCCCGTCGGAGCGCGTGACGCGCGCCACGTCCTGGAGCTGGCGGCGCAACAGGCGCACCGGGCGCGAGTCCGGGTCGTCGTTCAGGTCCCCCATCAGGAGCCGGGGCCGGGGGTCCTTCGCCAGGAGCCGCGAGATGAAGACGCTCTGGCGCACGCGCGCCGCGCCGTTGAAGGGCCGGCGGATGAGGTGCGTGGCGTAGACGCTCACCTCGCGCCCGTCCACGTCCAGCACGGCGTGCGCCAGCGTGCGCGGCTCCGCGCCCTTCGGCGTGGGCAGCGGGTACTGCGCCAGGGACTGGAACGGGTGGCGCGACAGGAGCGCGATGCCGTACGCGCCGCCGTACAGCCGCGTGGTGCCGAAGTGCGCGCGGTACTTCAGGCCGGTGAGCGCGGACAGCCGCTCCACCTGGTCCTCGCCGTGCGCGCGCGTGGAGCCCACGTCCACCTCCTGCAGCGCGACGACGTCCGGGCCCTCCTGGCGGATGACCTCCGCCACCTGCTCCAGCCCCTTGAGGCCGGACTGGATGTTGAAGGTCATCACCCGCAGGGCGCCCGGGTCGCGCGCGGGGGCGGCGGCCACGGGGGTGGTGCCCGAGGAGAGGGTGGGACGCACGGGACCGGAGGCACAGGCCAGGGTTCCCGCGACGAACAGGACGGTGAGGAGGGGGCTCGTTCGCGTCATTCGCATCAAGGGGGGCGATGGTAGGCCGCCCGCCCTCGCGCTGTCGTCCCGCCCCCGGGGCCCGGCCGGAGGGCAGGCGGGCTCAGGCCTTGCGGCGGCGGCGCGCGGCCAGCGCCGCGAACACCGCGATGAGCACCGCCGGAGCGCCGCTGGTGGCCGCGGAGCAGCCGCCCTCGTCCTCCTCGACGGGCTTCGGGTCGCTGCCGCCGGTGACGACGACGTCCAGCGTGGCGTTGGCGTGCGCGTCACCCGTGGCGGCGGTGTCGCCGTTCACGGAGTTGCCGGCGGCGTACACCTTGTAGGTGCCGTTGGTGGCCGGGGCCACCAGCGAGAAGTCGAAGCGCGCCGAGCCGTTGGTGAAGGTCTTGGGCAGCGAGTGCGTGAGCTCGCCGCTCATCACCTTCGTGCCCGAGCCCGCGGTCAGCGTCGCGCCGTCCACGGCCACGTTCATGCCGGCCTTCGCGCCAGGGCCGCCGGTGATGACCAGCGAGTACTGCCCCGTCTGGCCCGCCGTCAGCGCCGTGGGCCCCTCCAGCGTCACCGTGGGGGTGCTCGAACCGCCGCCGTGGCAGCCGGACGCGGTGCAGGACACGCCCTGCTTGCCGCTGCGCCCGTTGATGCCGGTGGAGTTGGCGAACGCGGAGCCCGCGACAAGGCACACCGCGACCGCGCCCACGGACGGAAGAATGGACCGCATGGAATGAACCTCCTGGGGGGAACTCAGGAAAAAGAGGAGGTTCCCTTGTAGCGCAGCGCGGCGTGGAGTGCAGCAGGCGACACTCCCCCGCGACGCGGAGGCAGGGCGTACCGCGGCCTACAGCCGGGAGAAGGCGTCGTGGAGGGCCTTCTGGCCGCCGTGCTCCAGCACCTGGCCATGGCAGACGACGACGCGCTCCACGTCCCACTTCAGCGCACGCCGGAGTGAAGCGCGCACGGCCTCCGGGTCCCGGGTGAACAGGCGCAGGAAGCGCGGGGCGGCGAACTTCCCCAGGACGCCGTCCAGCCACAGGTACGCGCGCAGCTTCAGGCCTTCCGCGTGCGCGTAGTGGAAGGCCAGGTCGGTGACGATGGCGGTGCGGGACGGGCGGTGGAAGAAGAGGAACTCGTTGAGCTGGGGCATGCCGCGCACGTGCATCTGGTCCACCACCGGGGCCCAGGCGGGGTCGGGGGTGTCCTCCAGCTCCAGGTCGATTCGCAGCGCCGGCTGCTTCGCGCGCAGCCCCGCGGGCGCCACCACGCGCGCGTCGGGGAAGGCCGCGGCCCAGTCCGGCAGGTGCAGGTGGTGGAAGAGGTTGGGGGCGACGAGGAAGCGCACGGGGCCCAGGGCCTGCACGGCGGCCCTCCGCTCCGGCGTGAAGGCGACGGGCGAGTGCACCCACAGCCCGCCGTCCGGCAGGCGGAGGACCGTCATGCGCCCGCCCACGGGGACGCCGAAGAGGGAGAAGGGGGCGTCGAACACGTGGACGTCGTCGGCGAGCTGGCGGGGCGCGGTGTCAGGGGGCGTGGGCATGGCGGGTCGTTTTCCAAGCACGGACGGCGTTCAGGGGACGAGTCCGGCCTGTGTCCGGCGTTGATTTCCGGAACATCCCGGCGTAGGCAACCCCCACTTTCCATCCCCTAGCAAGGTTCCCAAGCACATGGCCGAGAAGCTCACGCCCCGCGAGAAGGGCTTTTCCGAGTGGTACGTCGACCTGGTCCAGAAGGCGAAGCTCGCCGACTACTCGGACGTGAAGGGCTGCATGGTCATCCGCCCCAACGGCTACGCGCTGTGGGAGAACATCCAGCGGACGATGGACAAGATGTTCAAGGACACGGGCGTGAAGAACGCCTACTTCCCGCTGCTCATCCCGGAGTCCTTCCTCAAGAAGGAAGCCGAGCACGTGGAGGGCTTCAACCCGCAGCTGGCCGTCGTCACGCACGCGGGCGGCGCGAAGCTGGAGGAGCCGTACGTCATCCGGCCCACGTCCGAGACCATCATCAACCGCAGCTTCTCCAAGTGGATCCAGAGCTACCGGGACCTGCCGCTGCTGGTGAACCAGTGGGCCAACGTGATGCGCTGGGAGATGCGCACGCGCCTGTTCCTGCGCACCACGGAGTTCCTCTGGCAGGAGGGCCACACCTGCCATGAGACGGAGGCCGACGCGGAGGAGCGCACGCTGCAGATGCTGGAGGTCTACCGCACGTTCGCGGAGGACTACATGGCCATGCCGGTGCTGCCGGGGCGCAAGTCGGAGTCGGAGAAGTTCGCCGGCGCGCTGCGCACGTACAGCATCGAAGCGATGATGCAGGACAAGAAGGCGCTCCAGGCGGGCACCAGCCACAACCTGGGCCAGAACTTCGCCAAGGCCTTCGACACCACGTTCCAGGGCCGCGACGGCAAGGTGCACCACGTGTGGCAGACGTCGTGGGGTTCCTCCACGCGCCTCATCGGTGGCCTCATCCTCACGCACTCGGATGACGCGGGCCTCGTGGTGCCGCCGAAGATCGCCGCCACGCACGTGGTCATCATCCCCATCGCCGGCAAGGCGACGGAGGCGGAGAAGACGCAGGTGATGGAGAAGTCGCACGCGCTCGCCGCGGACCTGCGCAAGGCGGGCCTGGGCGTGGTGGTGGACGACGACGAAACGAAGGGCCCGGGCTTCAAGTACAACGAGCACGAGCTCATCGGCACGTGTCTGCGCATCGAGCTGGGGCCCAAGGACCTGGCCAAGGGCTCGTGCGTGATGGTGCGCCGCGACCTGCGCCAGAAGGAGTTCGTGTCGCTGGACGAGGCCGCCGCCAAGGCCCAGGCCATGCTGGACCAGATGCAGAAGGACCTGTTCCAGAAGGCGAAGGACTTCCGCGACTCGCACACCTTCGAGGTCAACTCCTACGAGGAGCTGAAGGCGCGCGCGGAGGACGGCTTCCTCCTGGCGCACTGGGACCTGGACCCGAAGACGGAGGCGCGCATCAAGGAGGAGACGGGCCTCACGACCCGCTGCCGCCCGTTCAGCGTCAAGCAGGAGCCGGGCAAGTGCGTGATGACGGGCAACCCGTCGCCGGGCCGCATCGTGTTCTCCAAGGCGTACTGAGCACGCGGCGACGTGTGCCGCACCGCGGGGCTGGGAGGCGACTCCCGGCCCCGTTGTCTTTTCAGCTCGCGGCGAGCAGGGCGCGCTTTCGGGGCAGGAAGGTGGCCACCGGCTCCGGCTTGCCCGCGACGGGCAGCGGGGCGGCGGCCTCGAAGTCGAAGGTGTCCCCGCAGCGCTCGCGCGTGGCGTGGGAGACGAGCACCGGGGCGCCGACCTTCTTCGTCAGGCCCTCGATGCGGCTGGCCAGGTTCACCGCGTCGCCGATGACGGTGTACTCGCGGCGCTGCTCGCTGCCGACGGCGCCCACCACCACGCGGCCGGTGTGGATGCCCACGCCGATGTCGAGCGTGAACTCCCCCCGCGCGGTGCGCTCCCGGTTGAGGGCCTCCAGCGCCTCCAGCATGGCCAGCCCGCAGGCCACGGCGGCCTCCGGGTGGTCGGGCTGCTCCAGGGGCGCGCCGAAGTACGCGAGGATGCCGTCGCCGATGAACTTGTCCAGGGTGCCGCCGTGGCGGAACACCACCTCCACCATGCGCGACAGGTACTCGTTGAGCAGCGCCACCACCTGGGGGCTGTCCATCCGGTCCGACAGCGTGGTGAAGCCGCGGATGTCGGAGAAGAGCAGCGTCACCTCGCGGTGCTCGCCGGCCTCGCCGTCGGTGCCGCGCTCGGAGATGCGCCGGGCGACCTCCGGGGAGAAGAAGCGGCCCAGCCGTTCGCGCTGCATCTCCTCACGCACCACGTCCGTCACCAGCCCCATCACCGTGCGGCTGATGAAGAAGGCCACGGACGACGCGAGCACCATCACCAGCACCATGCCGGGCAGGAACTGGGACGGCGCCAGGCCCGCGCTCAAGGTGAGCAGGGCCACCGCGACGATGCCCAGCGCCGTGGCCCCCGCGACGATGAGCCGCGACAGCGTCACCATGGACACGATGACCACCAGCACCATGTACACGCCCATGGTGAGCAGCGCGGTGGGCACGCCGTTGTCGGTGGCCGGGATGGCCTGCGCCTGGAGGAAGTAGATGAGCGGCATGTCCAGCAGCGCCACGCCCAGCGCGGGCCGCCGCAGCAGGTCCGGCACCCGGCGCGCCGCCGCCCACGACACCACCGCGAGCGCGATATAGGCCCCCAGCACGCCGCGCGACACGCTCCAGTCGTCCGCCATGGCCAGCAGGAGCCACGCGGTGGTGGCCCCGACACGCGTCATGTTGAGCCACGAGCCGACATCGGCCCGCCACTCCTCCAGACGGCGTTGCAGGGTGGCTTCGACTCGGGCGCGTGAAAACAGGAACCGCATGTATCAACGGACGCTACCCCACGCATGGGGCGCTCTCCAGGTGGGGGGCCCCTGCGTTAGGGTCCGGGCCCATGGCGAGCATCGGGCACGTAGCGGTGGGCATGGCGCTGGGGCGTCATGAGACGGGCGCGGGCGCGCCCTGGCGGCGGCGGGTGGCGGTGATGGCGTTCCTGTCCCTGCTCGCCCTGCT
The sequence above is drawn from the Corallococcus sp. NCRR genome and encodes:
- the proS gene encoding proline--tRNA ligase; amino-acid sequence: MAEKLTPREKGFSEWYVDLVQKAKLADYSDVKGCMVIRPNGYALWENIQRTMDKMFKDTGVKNAYFPLLIPESFLKKEAEHVEGFNPQLAVVTHAGGAKLEEPYVIRPTSETIINRSFSKWIQSYRDLPLLVNQWANVMRWEMRTRLFLRTTEFLWQEGHTCHETEADAEERTLQMLEVYRTFAEDYMAMPVLPGRKSESEKFAGALRTYSIEAMMQDKKALQAGTSHNLGQNFAKAFDTTFQGRDGKVHHVWQTSWGSSTRLIGGLILTHSDDAGLVVPPKIAATHVVIIPIAGKATEAEKTQVMEKSHALAADLRKAGLGVVVDDDETKGPGFKYNEHELIGTCLRIELGPKDLAKGSCVMVRRDLRQKEFVSLDEAAAKAQAMLDQMQKDLFQKAKDFRDSHTFEVNSYEELKARAEDGFLLAHWDLDPKTEARIKEETGLTTRCRPFSVKQEPGKCVMTGNPSPGRIVFSKAY
- a CDS encoding MXAN_6652 family MXYO-CTERM-anchored protein, which gives rise to MRSILPSVGAVAVCLVAGSAFANSTGINGRSGKQGVSCTASGCHGGGSSTPTVTLEGPTALTAGQTGQYSLVITGGPGAKAGMNVAVDGATLTAGSGTKVMSGELTHSLPKTFTNGSARFDFSLVAPATNGTYKVYAAGNSVNGDTAATGDAHANATLDVVVTGGSDPKPVEEDEGGCSAATSGAPAVLIAVFAALAARRRRKA
- a CDS encoding YdcF family protein yields the protein MLLCAGVLTGGVFGLAWWVDRFGRHERVTDADALVVLGARVLPGGVPSGALVARMEQAVALYRRGVAPWLLLSGGVGAHSPSEARVMRELAVAAGVPASACVLEEDSHSTEANARFSARVLRERGARRVVVVSDPYHLLRARQCFRREGLEVATSPAPIDGRMRARDRAYWTVREAFALLLHPRLLWARAPDGR
- a CDS encoding endonuclease/exonuclease/phosphatase family protein, yielding MTRTSPLLTVLFVAGTLACASGPVRPTLSSGTTPVAAAPARDPGALRVMTFNIQSGLKGLEQVAEVIRQEGPDVVALQEVDVGSTRAHGEDQVERLSALTGLKYRAHFGTTRLYGGAYGIALLSRHPFQSLAQYPLPTPKGAEPRTLAHAVLDVDGREVSVYATHLIRRPFNGAARVRQSVFISRLLAKDPRPRLLMGDLNDDPDSRPVRLLRRQLQDVARVTRSDGTGTYPMPLFLKSLRIDYVMACGAFTPVSTRVLRVGVSDHYPVVADLKLQPAEAPVVVAPAGAAPAGTATAASAP
- the modB gene encoding molybdate ABC transporter permease subunit; the protein is MDEGLTGLVLFTVAVAALSTALILVPGVAAAYALARWKGPGRGVVETLLALPLVLPPTAVGLVLLELLARDSVLGRMLDALGVEVVFTPKAVVLASAVMAFPLLVRSARAGFEEVDPRLVAVARTLGDTRTRAFFRVTLPLAWRGVLTGALLAFSRALGEFGATVLVAGNIPGSTQTLSLAIFQRTQVGQDAEALKLAGVSVVLAFGAMYVTEVVTRRRGARGLA
- a CDS encoding DUF4336 domain-containing protein, with the translated sequence MPTPPDTAPRQLADDVHVFDAPFSLFGVPVGGRMTVLRLPDGGLWVHSPVAFTPERRAAVQALGPVRFLVAPNLFHHLHLPDWAAAFPDARVVAPAGLRAKQPALRIDLELEDTPDPAWAPVVDQMHVRGMPQLNEFLFFHRPSRTAIVTDLAFHYAHAEGLKLRAYLWLDGVLGKFAAPRFLRLFTRDPEAVRASLRRALKWDVERVVVCHGQVLEHGGQKALHDAFSRL
- the modA gene encoding molybdate ABC transporter substrate-binding protein yields the protein MRCAWWGLLLVWVTVSSARAEEVLVFAAASTTDALEALAPAFQQASGHRVRFAFGASSDLARQVVAGAPADAFLSADEAKLDAVDRAGLVQAGSRVDLLSNRLVVVVPVKSAVKVAGPADLKGLKRVVLAEPAAVPAGVYAKAWLTKAGVWADVASRVVPAVDVRAALAAVEAGRADAGVVYATDAAQSKKVRVVFTVPEGDAPRIVYPAAALTQGKAPEGGLAFVRFLQTEDARKEFRRLGFLDASTAKAAPDAGATGTALDAGKGTPAP
- a CDS encoding pentapeptide repeat-containing protein, encoding MAQDDSAVVKRLQQEDSFEKETFEGLDLQNVDLGDKEFYRCTFVNCELQESRWKEALLEACAFQGCNLTRANFNAIRLRDVRFEGSKLMGIDWTGVAANPEVNFEECGMPYSSFVGLSLRQTSFVRCVAREANFFDMDLTDADFTGADLTGSNFRGCTLTRTDFSGATGLVLDPARNKLKETRIPQDTAMSVVHELGMRVEGYHAKGAGRGGAKKTGAKR
- a CDS encoding MarR family winged helix-turn-helix transcriptional regulator, producing the protein MQELMFSLGRRRSLRDPIASTCEQLQFTPPQVHALLWLGLDGSLTMGELARRLGVTEKTVTGVVDRLEREGHIVRERGETDRRVVRCRLTDKGKQTFAKLDRSMHRAMGVVMGMLDPEDRQALFRVLEKVLSKLDAPAPDTAPGT
- the modC gene encoding molybdenum ABC transporter ATP-binding protein, with amino-acid sequence MELSLRLPLARFTLEVEARFSSASVAVLGRSGSGKTSLLEVLAGLRRGATGRVVVDDRVLLDTAARVDVPPEARRMGYVPQDALLFPHLTAGQNIRFGVRAGRPSRVDEAVHLLELEPLLHRYPVTLSGGEKQRVALARALATDPALLLLDEPLAALDIALKERVLPYLLRVRDEARVPLLYVTHQLGEARALAREALLLDGGAVKAVGPADTVLGTVARGLLTGEPEENILEGTLEHPGSGGTRLRVTDGLSLWVPDAPELPHGTRAAYAVPAEDILLSTGPLTGVSARNVLEGTVTKLEDAGAGECATHVDVTGVHWVVRLTHAAVRELHLAQGLRVYLAVKSSACRRLAGRTS